A genomic stretch from Terriglobus sp. RCC_193 includes:
- a CDS encoding carboxypeptidase regulatory-like domain-containing protein, with translation MKLSLVCVAYCKKTFTHWEGRHLHQALAAGFALVLSAGAYAQTSGSISGQVGDPTGASVPATTVTLKNVATGGERTTVTTSSGVYSFTEVPIGKYVVSATHDGFKTSSTSEIEVQIGQAVRQDLHLEIGAISDTVEVSTAGALLQSENAATGTVIGNDEIEQLPLNNRNYLGLVALSSNVNTLSPASGQAGSRLGGDRANQSIAVGGQRIMFNYYTLDGVNNTDPDFNTYIGLPSPDSIQEMKVQTGVYSAEFGHEASQVNVVTKGGTNKYHGTAYEFIRNNYVDARPYWFPTRQPAGAVQSITPFKYNDFGFELDGPVRVPKLYNGKDKFFFMVSKEWYRSRSSNNNATATVPIAAMAAGNFSGYAYQYVDPGGGVHTQPVTIYDPATGTANGTGRQPFANNTIPSSRIAPQTTALLKYLGTASTLPAYNCPTKVTTYTTCAAIPNYRYSTRSPSNRQSLYIRGDYNVSERTQLTFRYGLGDGDSISTGLLGAGSKTITQYQQYMGSVTHTFSPIVVNETRFGYSNFFNSLGLLSAYTTDVVSGLGIPGLSGGDPSTWGIPSMSFSNYSVSGVTSSGAFGTAPAIWTGFGDQGGDGPYVLRDPSWQIVDNVTLIHGKHSLRLGYEFNRQTFNQLGNQFSRGQFFVQPLNTSFYTGTALTGGDALADLLLGNLQQSVVAVAVANANDVRNVQAGFVDDTYKVSPTFTASIGLRYEVTPPWTDTYGNNFNVRLPQMPKQGDTNTTYSTAQLPYYVRQGNCAPGDVYNGVSVRWTASRAECSNGQVPNDQLMNTRYTDIAPRLGLSWAPTDKMVLRVGYGIFYTQDVANAVFDISRNIAGRVTVTNQNASQIGAPSNLTWANAAPGASGSSIVNLPATTVAYSNAVSHKTSYTQQFLLNVQRQLGKSWSVEAGYQGALSRHLYGFINANAATPWGYYGSTSATPVASRQPFPNVAGGLQYVHDGGSANYNSATFKVNRRFSNGISLTSSYTYSKSLDNTSGIRNQGNDQLYPQNSYCLACEYGPSAFDTRNRIVVAGLYELPIGRGKLIALNNRALISILGGWQVGGIFTHQTGQPGTPLVGSDNAGIASPFGNFDRPNATGASMYLTGATRSVDHWANLAAYVKSPAGTFGNVSRGSFTGPGMTNLDASIHKDFAMPYSEHHLLSIRFEAFNALNHPNWSNPNLTINSSTFGQVTAGNMRQLQLAAKYNF, from the coding sequence ATGAAACTTTCCCTGGTCTGCGTAGCGTACTGTAAGAAAACGTTTACTCATTGGGAGGGACGGCATCTTCACCAGGCACTTGCTGCCGGATTCGCCCTTGTTCTGTCGGCAGGCGCATACGCTCAGACTTCGGGCAGCATCTCTGGACAAGTTGGCGATCCTACAGGAGCATCGGTCCCGGCCACGACCGTTACGTTAAAGAACGTTGCTACGGGTGGTGAACGCACCACCGTCACAACGTCTTCCGGCGTCTACTCCTTTACGGAAGTGCCAATTGGCAAGTACGTGGTGTCCGCAACGCACGATGGCTTTAAGACCAGTTCCACGAGCGAGATTGAGGTGCAGATTGGACAGGCGGTCCGTCAGGATCTTCACCTGGAAATAGGTGCTATCAGTGATACGGTGGAGGTCTCCACCGCGGGTGCGCTCCTGCAGTCAGAGAACGCGGCGACCGGCACAGTGATCGGCAACGACGAGATTGAGCAACTGCCGCTGAACAACCGGAACTACTTAGGTCTTGTCGCACTCTCGTCAAACGTCAACACCCTTTCGCCTGCATCTGGCCAGGCGGGCAGCCGTTTAGGTGGCGACCGTGCCAACCAGTCCATCGCAGTTGGCGGCCAGCGCATCATGTTCAACTACTACACGCTGGACGGCGTTAACAACACGGATCCGGACTTCAATACGTACATTGGCCTGCCCTCTCCAGACTCCATCCAGGAGATGAAGGTCCAGACCGGTGTGTACTCGGCGGAGTTCGGTCACGAAGCGTCCCAGGTGAACGTGGTGACGAAGGGCGGCACCAACAAATATCACGGGACAGCCTACGAATTCATCCGCAACAATTACGTGGACGCACGACCGTACTGGTTCCCAACACGTCAGCCTGCGGGAGCTGTTCAGTCGATTACCCCGTTCAAGTACAACGACTTTGGTTTCGAGCTGGACGGTCCTGTCCGCGTCCCAAAGCTGTACAACGGCAAAGACAAGTTCTTCTTCATGGTTTCGAAAGAGTGGTATCGAAGCCGGTCGAGCAATAACAATGCAACTGCGACGGTCCCAATTGCAGCCATGGCCGCCGGTAACTTCAGCGGCTACGCCTATCAGTACGTGGATCCAGGAGGCGGCGTTCACACACAGCCTGTGACAATTTACGATCCGGCTACGGGTACAGCCAACGGCACAGGCAGACAGCCGTTTGCGAACAACACCATCCCCTCATCCCGCATTGCGCCGCAAACAACGGCACTGCTGAAATACCTGGGCACGGCGTCAACACTGCCTGCATATAACTGCCCGACCAAAGTCACCACTTACACGACCTGTGCCGCCATTCCCAATTACAGGTATTCCACCAGAAGTCCTTCCAACCGTCAGAGTCTTTATATCCGCGGTGATTACAACGTGTCGGAGCGGACGCAGCTAACCTTCCGCTACGGCCTGGGCGATGGCGACTCAATCTCCACGGGCCTTCTGGGAGCCGGCAGCAAAACCATTACGCAATACCAGCAGTACATGGGTTCGGTAACGCACACCTTCTCGCCCATTGTGGTGAATGAAACACGCTTTGGCTACAGCAACTTCTTCAACTCGCTGGGACTGCTCTCCGCCTACACCACCGACGTTGTGAGTGGACTTGGCATTCCTGGCCTCTCGGGTGGCGACCCATCGACATGGGGTATCCCCTCCATGAGCTTTTCGAATTACTCCGTCTCAGGTGTCACGAGTTCAGGCGCCTTCGGCACGGCACCGGCCATTTGGACCGGCTTTGGCGACCAGGGCGGCGACGGGCCCTATGTGTTGCGCGATCCCTCCTGGCAGATCGTGGACAACGTGACGCTGATCCATGGCAAACATTCCCTTCGCCTTGGCTATGAGTTCAACCGCCAGACCTTCAACCAGCTTGGCAACCAGTTCTCCCGCGGCCAGTTCTTCGTGCAGCCGCTGAACACCTCGTTCTACACCGGCACAGCACTGACTGGTGGAGATGCGCTGGCAGATCTGCTGCTGGGCAATCTGCAGCAGTCAGTAGTCGCCGTGGCTGTTGCAAACGCAAATGACGTGCGCAACGTGCAGGCCGGCTTCGTAGATGACACGTACAAGGTGAGCCCGACGTTCACTGCGTCCATTGGTCTGCGCTACGAAGTGACGCCACCGTGGACGGACACGTATGGCAACAACTTCAACGTGCGTTTGCCGCAGATGCCGAAGCAGGGCGATACCAACACAACGTACAGCACGGCCCAGCTGCCCTACTATGTGCGGCAGGGTAACTGCGCCCCAGGCGATGTGTACAACGGTGTGTCTGTTCGCTGGACAGCGAGCCGGGCGGAGTGCAGCAACGGTCAGGTTCCGAATGACCAGTTGATGAACACGCGATATACCGACATCGCGCCGCGCCTCGGCCTCTCATGGGCGCCCACGGATAAGATGGTGCTCCGTGTGGGGTACGGCATCTTCTATACACAGGATGTAGCGAACGCAGTCTTTGACATCTCCCGCAATATCGCAGGACGCGTCACAGTAACCAACCAGAATGCCAGCCAGATCGGTGCGCCCTCCAACCTGACATGGGCAAACGCAGCACCAGGAGCCAGCGGGAGCAGCATTGTGAATCTGCCGGCGACCACCGTGGCATATTCGAACGCCGTCAGTCACAAAACCAGTTACACGCAGCAATTCCTGCTGAATGTGCAGCGGCAACTTGGTAAGAGCTGGTCAGTTGAAGCTGGCTACCAGGGTGCCCTGAGCCGCCATCTGTATGGCTTCATAAACGCGAATGCCGCAACTCCGTGGGGCTATTACGGATCCACGTCTGCGACTCCCGTTGCGTCGCGCCAACCCTTCCCGAACGTTGCGGGTGGACTGCAGTACGTACATGACGGCGGCAGCGCAAACTACAACTCGGCAACCTTCAAGGTGAACCGACGTTTCAGCAACGGCATAAGCCTTACCAGCTCCTACACCTATTCCAAATCGCTGGACAACACGAGCGGTATTCGTAACCAGGGCAACGATCAGTTGTATCCGCAGAACAGCTACTGCCTGGCGTGCGAGTATGGCCCTTCCGCCTTTGATACCCGTAACCGCATTGTGGTAGCAGGCTTGTACGAACTGCCGATTGGACGAGGCAAACTGATCGCCCTGAACAACAGGGCGCTGATCTCCATCCTGGGCGGTTGGCAGGTGGGTGGGATCTTTACGCACCAGACGGGCCAGCCTGGCACGCCTTTGGTGGGGTCAGACAATGCCGGTATTGCCAGCCCGTTTGGCAACTTCGATCGTCCCAACGCCACTGGCGCGAGCATGTACCTTACCGGGGCGACACGGTCGGTCGATCACTGGGCTAACCTCGCTGCTTACGTCAAGTCGCCTGCCGGAACCTTCGGTAATGTAAGCCGCGGAAGCTTTACCGGGCCGGGCATGACGAACCTGGACGCTTCCATTCATAAAGACTTTGCAATGCCCTACAGCGAGCATCACCTGCTATCGATCCGCTTTGAAGCATTCAACGCGCTGAACCATCCCAACTGGTCAAACCCGAACCTGACCATCAACTCATCGACCTTCGGGCAGGTGACCGCCGGCAACATGCGCCAGCTCCAGCTTGCCGCAAAATACAACTTCTAA
- a CDS encoding beta-L-arabinofuranosidase domain-containing protein, whose protein sequence is MLRLGAMAVAAHALPDLRAQRRPVETTRSGHLSAFPLSAVRLLDGPFKQSADVNEKYLDSLQTDRLLHSFRLTSGITSTATPYGGWEIPTGELRGHFSGGHFLSAVAFASSGSGNTDLRRKGEAMVAGLVACQKANGNGYLSAYSTDLFERLAIGKPVWAPFYTYHKIMAGLVDMYVQTGNEDALKAAEGMSDWVVTYFADMGDEQRQRILRTEYGGMNEVLVNLYSLTGKERHLRFACKFEQPTFLDPLAARRDELQGLHANTSIPKIIGAARMYEVTGDRRYRDIAEYFLDDVLTARTYVIGNTSDDEHWKTPAGSLKGSLSLKNAECCVAYNLMKLERHLYQWTGEARWMDAYERTLFNARLGTQNAQGLKQYFFPLAAGYWRSYGSAEDSFWCCTGTGAEDFAKFGDSIYFHSADTVYVNQFIASELTWQEKGLSLRQDTRFPESPEVRLTVGVKVPQEHSIAIRIPSWAGADGSVAVNGKRLEAFAEPGSYLVLRRTWHPDDTITLQLPMTLREETLPGTTDTVAALYGPLVLAATMGDGPVAGPTKIITGRATAPEGLAAPAALPAVKGGPPGDWLRPVQGSAAHFQSAADGAAVMPLYQIRDQKYSVYWQHT, encoded by the coding sequence ATGTTGAGGCTGGGCGCTATGGCCGTGGCCGCACATGCGCTCCCAGACCTGCGTGCGCAGAGGCGTCCTGTGGAGACAACGCGGAGCGGCCATCTTTCGGCCTTTCCTCTCAGCGCCGTGCGGCTCCTGGATGGGCCCTTCAAGCAGTCGGCAGACGTGAATGAGAAATACCTGGACAGCCTCCAGACCGACCGTCTCCTGCACAGCTTCCGCCTGACATCCGGCATCACCTCCACTGCCACGCCGTATGGCGGTTGGGAGATACCCACCGGCGAACTTCGTGGTCATTTCTCCGGCGGCCACTTCCTCTCGGCGGTAGCGTTTGCCTCGTCCGGTTCCGGCAACACAGACCTGCGACGCAAGGGCGAGGCAATGGTCGCGGGTCTGGTTGCATGTCAGAAGGCCAACGGCAACGGGTATCTTAGCGCATACTCGACGGACCTCTTCGAGCGGCTTGCTATTGGCAAACCAGTCTGGGCGCCGTTTTACACGTACCACAAGATCATGGCCGGCCTGGTCGACATGTACGTGCAGACGGGCAATGAAGACGCATTGAAAGCTGCGGAAGGCATGTCCGACTGGGTTGTAACCTACTTTGCTGACATGGGTGACGAGCAGCGTCAGCGCATCCTTCGGACGGAGTACGGCGGCATGAATGAAGTGCTGGTGAACCTCTATAGCTTGACGGGCAAGGAGCGACACCTGCGTTTCGCTTGCAAGTTTGAGCAGCCAACATTTCTTGACCCGCTGGCCGCCCGGCGCGACGAACTGCAGGGCCTGCACGCAAACACAAGCATCCCGAAAATCATCGGCGCGGCGCGCATGTATGAGGTGACAGGCGACCGCCGTTATCGCGACATTGCTGAGTACTTCCTGGACGACGTGTTGACCGCCAGGACGTACGTCATTGGCAACACCAGCGACGACGAACACTGGAAGACACCAGCTGGCTCATTGAAGGGTTCGCTTTCTCTCAAGAATGCCGAATGTTGCGTGGCCTACAACCTTATGAAGCTGGAACGTCACCTGTACCAGTGGACGGGCGAAGCCCGCTGGATGGACGCGTACGAACGCACCCTCTTCAACGCGCGCCTCGGTACGCAGAATGCCCAGGGTCTAAAGCAATACTTCTTTCCGCTGGCCGCAGGCTATTGGCGCAGCTACGGCTCTGCGGAGGATTCCTTCTGGTGCTGCACCGGCACTGGAGCGGAGGACTTTGCGAAGTTCGGTGACAGCATCTACTTCCACTCTGCGGACACCGTGTATGTGAATCAGTTCATCGCGTCCGAACTAACCTGGCAGGAAAAGGGCCTTAGCCTCCGACAGGACACACGCTTCCCAGAGTCACCAGAGGTCCGCCTCACAGTCGGCGTGAAAGTGCCGCAGGAGCACTCCATTGCCATCCGCATACCGTCCTGGGCGGGTGCCGACGGCTCCGTTGCCGTGAACGGCAAGCGCCTGGAGGCGTTTGCGGAGCCGGGCTCCTATCTGGTGCTGCGTCGCACCTGGCACCCGGATGACACCATCACGCTGCAACTGCCCATGACCCTGCGTGAAGAGACGCTGCCCGGCACCACCGACACGGTCGCTGCGCTGTATGGTCCGCTGGTTCTTGCAGCCACTATGGGCGATGGCCCCGTCGCCGGTCCCACAAAGATCATCACTGGCCGGGCTACCGCTCCGGAAGGTCTTGCAGCACCCGCGGCTTTGCCTGCGGTGAAGGGCGGCCCTCCGGGGGACTGGCTGCGTCCCGTGCAGGGAAGCGCCGCACACTTTCAGTCCGCTGCAGATGGCGCGGCGGTTATGCCTCTTTACCAGATTCGTGATCAGAAATACTCCGTCTACTGGCAGCACACCTAA
- a CDS encoding family 43 glycosylhydrolase → MSNRLQSLPLVLFAAAVAAAPIAFALDGLVNIHDPSTVVQCNGRFYVYGTGGTSLVSDDGWTWRADTRPTRTGLAPDVIHIGDRYYMYVARNTGVTKGDVNMIWSKTLDPASPDYKWEEGGVVASSDGVEDSNAIDPGVFLDPTTGRLWLVYGSYFGYIRQVELDPKNGKRLHPGDKPRDLAVNCEASDMIFHDGWYYLLATHGSCCRGADSGYNIRVGRSRKVTGPFVDNMGIDMMEGGGKLLLGSEARVIGPGHFGLLDLGDGVQKFSLHYEADLERGGASVLDIRPLLWSDGWPVAGNNLKEGTFEIESARAGTALELAVEGMPVGGRPVRRPPPPRPAGATPSGPPAGGGPGMGGGMFAGVGHVIEPQLASQVSSNWPSGNVDVRLSGFMSQAQQKWAITPAKGAGGYLGSPYFRITIAGTERALTATENGELTVAPSFTSAPEQLWRIDQLADGTWRIMRKSVPNSAQPMVLSSIGSGGVSLAKFDPSSDKQHWQLHLQ, encoded by the coding sequence ATGTCAAATCGCCTCCAATCTCTCCCGCTGGTGCTGTTTGCCGCAGCTGTCGCCGCCGCACCCATCGCATTCGCGCTGGACGGTCTGGTCAACATTCATGACCCATCCACGGTCGTGCAGTGCAATGGCAGGTTCTACGTCTATGGCACCGGCGGAACATCACTGGTTTCAGACGATGGATGGACTTGGCGCGCCGACACGCGGCCCACACGCACAGGGCTTGCGCCGGATGTCATCCATATCGGCGATCGCTATTACATGTACGTCGCGCGGAACACCGGCGTTACAAAGGGCGACGTCAACATGATCTGGAGCAAGACACTCGACCCCGCCTCGCCCGATTACAAATGGGAAGAGGGCGGAGTCGTGGCAAGTTCAGACGGCGTGGAAGACTCCAATGCCATTGACCCCGGCGTTTTTCTTGACCCGACGACGGGCCGACTCTGGCTCGTCTACGGATCGTACTTCGGTTACATCCGCCAGGTGGAGCTTGATCCAAAAAACGGCAAGCGTCTTCATCCCGGCGACAAGCCGCGCGACCTGGCCGTCAACTGCGAAGCCTCTGACATGATCTTCCATGACGGCTGGTACTACCTGCTGGCAACGCACGGAAGCTGCTGCCGTGGCGCGGACTCCGGTTACAACATTCGCGTTGGTCGGTCGCGCAAAGTCACCGGACCGTTTGTGGACAACATGGGGATTGACATGATGGAGGGCGGGGGCAAGCTTTTGCTTGGCTCCGAGGCGCGCGTCATCGGCCCTGGCCACTTCGGTTTGCTGGACCTGGGTGACGGTGTGCAGAAGTTCTCGCTCCACTATGAAGCTGATCTGGAACGCGGTGGTGCCAGCGTCCTGGATATTCGTCCGCTCCTGTGGAGTGATGGCTGGCCCGTCGCCGGCAACAACCTGAAGGAAGGCACCTTCGAGATTGAGTCTGCACGCGCTGGCACCGCGTTGGAACTGGCCGTGGAAGGCATGCCGGTCGGCGGACGTCCGGTTCGACGTCCACCACCGCCGCGCCCTGCAGGGGCAACGCCCTCAGGGCCACCCGCGGGCGGTGGTCCGGGCATGGGGGGCGGCATGTTTGCCGGTGTGGGCCACGTGATTGAGCCGCAACTGGCATCGCAGGTCTCGTCCAACTGGCCTTCTGGGAATGTCGATGTTCGCCTTTCCGGCTTCATGTCGCAGGCGCAGCAGAAGTGGGCCATAACCCCGGCAAAGGGTGCCGGCGGGTATCTCGGCTCACCGTATTTCCGCATCACCATCGCTGGAACGGAGCGTGCTCTGACCGCAACAGAGAACGGGGAATTGACCGTTGCCCCATCCTTCACCTCTGCCCCGGAACAACTCTGGCGCATTGATCAGCTCGCCGACGGCACGTGGCGCATCATGCGAAAGTCGGTACCGAACTCTGCGCAGCCCATGGTGCTCTCGTCCATCGGCAGCGGCGGCGTCAGCCTTGCAAAGTTTGATCCGAGCAGCGACAAGCAGCACTGGCAGCTTCATCTGCAGTAG
- a CDS encoding alpha-L-arabinofuranosidase C-terminal domain-containing protein — protein sequence MKHVSGATLKRSIALSSLVLCAAVLPAQRASLTVDTSASIAPVSPMLYGLMTEEINYSYDGGLYAEMVRNRSFQHRGKNFASWLPASRGNGSVEIEGGTDGPSTALPTSMKLTIKAAAGEQAGVANTGYWGMGVKPSTTYTGSLYARPDGARNAHILLIADTSGEAVATADVALEGTAWKQYTFTMKSSAKTVASSTFHLEILFDQPGTVGLQLVSLMGPTYKDRANGNRADLMGMMADMKPHFLRLPGGNYLEGDTIKERFNWKETIGPLVDRPTHRSPWNYTSSDGMGLLEFLEWTEDLKIEPVLAVYAGYSLKGEHVTGAELKPFIQEALDEIEYVTGDITTKWGAERAKNGHPAPFPLHYVEIGNEDFFDKAKTYEDRFDDFAKAIRAKYPKLQLITTMPITRGNPDVQDDHYYRSPEEMFAMAHMYDKTDRKGPKIFVGEWATRTGSPTPDFGAALGDAAWMTGMERNSDIIIMSCYAPLFVNVNPGGMQWPSDLIGYDAARAYGSPSYYAQALFANHLGDHTVKTDATGLNSRFFWSATVSTADKVLHLKLVNGSSETQQLTLNIPTASARKATTSTLHAASRWETNTIERPEAVKTVVSSADWKASLPYSVPGNTIQVIDIPLK from the coding sequence ATGAAACATGTCTCTGGTGCAACTTTGAAGAGGAGCATCGCGCTGTCCTCGCTGGTCCTGTGTGCGGCCGTACTTCCGGCACAGCGAGCGAGCCTGACGGTGGATACGTCCGCATCCATTGCGCCCGTGAGTCCCATGCTCTATGGCCTGATGACAGAGGAGATTAACTACTCCTACGACGGTGGCCTGTACGCGGAGATGGTCCGCAATCGCTCGTTCCAGCACCGCGGCAAGAACTTCGCTTCATGGCTTCCGGCCTCGCGCGGGAATGGCTCAGTGGAGATCGAAGGCGGTACGGACGGGCCAAGCACCGCACTGCCCACATCCATGAAGTTGACCATCAAGGCCGCCGCTGGCGAGCAGGCAGGCGTCGCCAACACCGGGTATTGGGGCATGGGCGTAAAGCCTTCCACCACGTATACCGGATCGCTGTATGCCAGGCCGGACGGTGCTCGAAATGCGCACATCCTGCTGATTGCAGATACGAGTGGCGAAGCGGTGGCAACGGCAGATGTAGCGCTTGAGGGAACCGCCTGGAAGCAATACACGTTCACGATGAAATCGAGTGCAAAAACGGTTGCATCCAGCACGTTTCATCTTGAAATCTTGTTCGACCAGCCGGGAACGGTGGGGTTGCAGCTTGTGTCGCTGATGGGCCCGACGTACAAGGACCGCGCAAACGGCAACCGCGCCGACCTAATGGGAATGATGGCCGACATGAAGCCGCACTTCCTGCGTCTTCCCGGCGGCAACTATCTCGAAGGCGACACCATTAAGGAGCGCTTCAACTGGAAGGAAACCATCGGCCCGCTGGTGGACCGTCCCACTCATCGCAGCCCGTGGAACTACACGTCGTCTGACGGCATGGGATTGCTCGAGTTCCTGGAATGGACAGAAGATCTGAAGATCGAACCGGTACTGGCGGTGTATGCGGGATATTCGTTGAAGGGCGAACACGTGACCGGAGCGGAGCTGAAACCCTTCATTCAGGAAGCCCTGGACGAGATTGAATACGTGACCGGCGACATCACGACGAAGTGGGGTGCGGAGCGCGCGAAGAATGGGCATCCGGCGCCCTTCCCGCTTCACTATGTGGAAATTGGCAATGAGGATTTCTTCGACAAGGCGAAGACCTACGAAGACCGCTTCGATGACTTTGCCAAGGCCATCCGAGCGAAGTATCCCAAGCTGCAGTTGATCACCACCATGCCCATCACGCGTGGCAACCCAGATGTGCAGGACGATCACTACTATCGTTCACCCGAAGAGATGTTTGCCATGGCGCACATGTACGACAAGACCGACCGCAAAGGACCAAAGATCTTTGTAGGTGAGTGGGCGACGCGCACCGGTTCCCCCACGCCTGACTTCGGCGCCGCACTGGGCGACGCGGCCTGGATGACAGGCATGGAGCGCAACAGTGACATCATCATCATGTCCTGCTATGCGCCGCTGTTCGTGAACGTGAACCCCGGAGGCATGCAGTGGCCTTCTGATCTCATCGGCTATGACGCTGCGCGCGCATACGGATCGCCTTCGTACTACGCGCAGGCGCTGTTTGCAAACCATCTTGGCGATCACACGGTGAAGACCGATGCGACAGGCCTGAACAGCCGCTTCTTCTGGTCTGCCACAGTGTCGACCGCAGACAAAGTGCTGCACCTGAAGCTGGTCAACGGATCCAGCGAGACGCAGCAACTAACTCTGAACATTCCCACAGCCTCAGCAAGAAAGGCAACCACCTCCACACTGCACGCAGCCAGCCGTTGGGAAACCAACACGATCGAGCGGCCAGAGGCGGTGAAGACGGTGGTGTCGTCTGCGGACTGGAAGGCAAGCCTTCCCTACTCCGTTCCAGGAAACACAATTCAGGTCATTGATATCCCGTTGAAGTAG
- a CDS encoding alpha/beta hydrolase-fold protein: MKRTLMIATALLTATNVWSQPLATCKPNTLNIPGAPYPCIMPDRTAMFRVNAPNAQKVTVSAGGRVEMTKKDDGLWYATTPPLVEGFHYYTINIDGSSVSDPATRTYFGGGLWSSAIEVPAADADFYARKDVPHGVVRQQTYYSTVTQQWRRALIYTPPGYDTSGKMQYPVLYLLHGWGENEVGWTDQGHVNLIMDNLIAEKKAKPMIIVMDNLNAAKPGEDASIYNARSVLTQAVPTPPPAPGAAPAPPRGGMPRMSNTFTEMMFADLVPTVEKNYRTLPGRDNRAMAGLSMGGFQTFNTGLTNLDKFAYLAGFSGNCGSIGTFDPKTSCSGAFTNAADFNKKVKLLYLSTGSVEGPRVKQFSDTLRAAGVNVVYFESPGTAHEWLTWRRSFNDFAPRLFR; this comes from the coding sequence ATGAAACGCACCTTGATGATTGCGACTGCTTTGCTCACCGCAACCAATGTCTGGTCACAGCCACTGGCCACTTGCAAGCCCAATACCTTGAACATTCCTGGCGCTCCGTATCCCTGCATCATGCCGGACCGCACAGCGATGTTTCGGGTCAACGCACCAAACGCACAGAAGGTCACAGTAAGTGCAGGTGGCCGTGTGGAGATGACGAAGAAGGATGACGGGCTGTGGTACGCCACCACGCCGCCGCTGGTGGAAGGCTTCCACTACTACACCATCAACATCGATGGTTCGTCTGTTTCTGATCCTGCGACGCGAACGTACTTCGGCGGCGGGCTGTGGAGCAGCGCCATAGAAGTCCCTGCGGCTGATGCTGACTTCTATGCGCGGAAGGATGTGCCGCATGGCGTGGTGCGGCAGCAGACGTACTACTCCACGGTGACACAGCAGTGGCGACGTGCACTGATCTACACGCCGCCCGGCTACGACACGAGCGGGAAGATGCAATATCCCGTGTTGTACCTGCTGCACGGCTGGGGCGAGAACGAAGTGGGATGGACAGACCAGGGCCACGTGAACCTGATCATGGACAACCTGATCGCCGAGAAGAAGGCGAAGCCCATGATCATCGTCATGGACAACCTGAACGCTGCGAAGCCGGGTGAGGATGCGTCCATTTACAACGCGCGCTCTGTGCTGACACAGGCGGTGCCTACGCCTCCGCCTGCACCGGGCGCGGCACCGGCGCCGCCGCGCGGAGGCATGCCGCGGATGAGCAACACGTTCACCGAGATGATGTTCGCCGACCTGGTGCCTACGGTGGAGAAGAACTATCGCACACTGCCGGGCCGCGACAATCGCGCCATGGCAGGTTTGTCGATGGGCGGCTTTCAAACCTTCAACACGGGCCTGACCAACCTGGATAAGTTCGCCTACCTGGCTGGGTTCAGCGGCAACTGCGGCAGCATCGGCACATTTGATCCGAAGACAAGTTGCAGCGGTGCCTTCACCAATGCTGCGGACTTCAACAAAAAGGTGAAGCTGCTGTACCTGTCGACTGGATCGGTGGAAGGACCGCGTGTGAAGCAGTTCAGTGACACGCTGCGGGCTGCGGGTGTCAATGTCGTGTACTTTGAATCGCCCGGTACGGCGCATGAATGGCTGACGTGGCGTCGATCGTTCAACGACTTTGCACCTCGGCTCTTCCGCTAA